GGGTAATCCGCCGTTCGGCCACACCGGAGAGAGTGCGTTAAGGGAATGGTTTAGAGACGAAAAGCATGCCCCTTATTTGCAAACATTAACCGAAGCCGAGCGCAACGATGTGCAGACTTATGAAGGTAATGCCCACAGCCTGCGCATTTTGGCCAGTTTGGAGATGTATCATAACCGCGGAGGAATGCGGCTGACTGCGACCACGATAGGCGCATTGTTGAAATATCCTTGGACAACGCTGGATCCGCGCGGCAAACATAAATTCAATATTTACCAAACCGAGCTGCCGTTTATCCGTCGCGTGGCAGAAGAATTGGGATTGATACAGCTATCGCCGGATTGTTGGACACGCCATCCGCTCTCTTATTTGATGGAAGCGGCAGACGATATCTGCTATGCCTTGTTGGATTTGGAAGATGCAGTAGAAATCGGTTTGCTCGATGAAATTGAAGTGGAAAGCGTTTTATCGGAGCTGACTTTTGTAGAAAATACATGGCATGCGCAATCAAGCCGCCAGCGTTGTGCCATGCTGCGCGGCATAGCCATCGGTAAAGCGGTGGATGACGTCGCCCAAACTTTTATGATGCACCAATCCGATTTTTTAAGCGGAGAATTTAAAGGCAAAGATTTATTGGCATTGTGCAGTCCGAAAGTCCAAAACACCTTGGAAAAAGCCAAAGAATTGGCCAGAACGAGAATTTTCCGCCATCAAAGCAAGTTGATAACGGAAATTGCCGCTTTCCCGTGTTTGGGTTCGATTTTAGATTTATTGATTCCCGCTGCCCATACTTTGCTTACTGGAAATAAAGTAACCGTCCGGCAATCGCTGGCACTTGATTTGTTGCAGGAAGATCCGATTCGGACCACAGACAGTCTGTATCAGGCTTATATGAAGATTCTCGATTTTGTCGGAGGTATGACCGATAACGCTGCCGCACGAATGGCAAGAGATTTGTCCGGAGTAGGGATGTTATAAACTTCATAATTAAATTATATTTAAAATCATATGTATGGAAAAATTTTTAAAAAAGATGCAGCAAAAAGGTAGACAGTAAACCGGATGTTCTGTATTA
Above is a genomic segment from Neisseria weaveri containing:
- a CDS encoding deoxyguanosinetriphosphate triphosphohydrolase; the protein is MNWQQLLSTQRFKVENGEIIATHTPSTQEGMDALRTDFHIDYDRVVFSGAFRRLGRKTQVHPFAEHDHTHNRLTHSVEVASVGRSLGNRVGVMLQSGGFLPAGNTPSDIGTAVQVACLAHDLGNPPFGHTGESALREWFRDEKHAPYLQTLTEAERNDVQTYEGNAHSLRILASLEMYHNRGGMRLTATTIGALLKYPWTTLDPRGKHKFNIYQTELPFIRRVAEELGLIQLSPDCWTRHPLSYLMEAADDICYALLDLEDAVEIGLLDEIEVESVLSELTFVENTWHAQSSRQRCAMLRGIAIGKAVDDVAQTFMMHQSDFLSGEFKGKDLLALCSPKVQNTLEKAKELARTRIFRHQSKLITEIAAFPCLGSILDLLIPAAHTLLTGNKVTVRQSLALDLLQEDPIRTTDSLYQAYMKILDFVGGMTDNAAARMARDLSGVGML